The Pogona vitticeps strain Pit_001003342236 chromosome 7, PviZW2.1, whole genome shotgun sequence genome segment GGAATTCCCTGGTTTTAGTTTTAAGAGGTGCGTTTTAAAGGCGGAAGCCGCCTTTGCTCCTTTCTGAGGAGAAAAgcggggttaaaaatatttttttaaccaattaaaataatAGACAGTAATGAAAATCTGAAAATTTGGAAGATAAGGCAGAGAGGCGGCGTCTCCTTAGAGAAAAAGGGGGCGAAGGAACCATTTGGAAAAGGCTGTCTCTGTGTGAGGGGAAGCAGCCATTATCCTCCCTGCCTTTATGCTCTTATCCTGCCAGGTTGTGAGACGGAGCGCCAAGGTCTGGACCTGAAATTAGGGCCCTAAAATGATGTCGCTCGggttgtgtgtctctgtgtgtggggggcacaagaaggaaaaaagaaaatggaagaaaacaaagaaaattgtgGAAAGGAAAGGGAACCAAAGATGAAGGCAGAGATTTAACCCCTAAGTCCCCTCCCCACGGGCACCTACTCATTTAGAGATATTTATGCCTCTTGGGGAGAATGGCTCTGCATTTGAGTAGGAACGCAGCACTTCTCAAACCAAGCATGGAGGAGATTTGGGGTGAGGTtgagatttggggagttgtagttcagattTTGTACCCTGGTGCTGAGCAGCTCTAAGGACAGGGTGCTTTCTCCTTttgggtaaacaaacaaacaaacttggatAGGGTGGCCCACTGAAAAGTAAAGTTTTTGGATGACAACACCCAGAGTCTGGGGCTGCGACTCCCAAAaatgtgggggattctgggaattgtagttgaatAAAGCAATGTTTTGGAAGTTTTGTACATGCACCTCCCAAATAACCCCATATTTGTAATTGTTCTTCGTGTTGTTGGAGTGAACAAGAACAGTAATAATTCCAATATTATGGATATTGGATAAAATTCCTCTAGGTGCCCACAGTCCattatcctcttttttttctctgtggtCTTCTTTGTACTACTGTAAAATGCTTGGGGCAGAGACCTAACATTTTCCTAGTAAAGTGCTTTGTACCTGGATGGCCATcctattattatatatatatatttaaatattctcCACATTACAGGTGCACAAAAGCAGACCAAAGGGCCAAGCCTAAACCTTAGGAGTCAAGTGCTAAAAATTTGCAGGTAAgttgacatgtttgcaaaattttgaattttgaatttcaggaagcaaattagtggttgttgttgttgatgatgatagaATGATCAAATATTAATTACATCAAAAACACAAGGAACAAGTATAATTATGAGAAATACTTTAAAATCTCTAGATCATGCTATTTTATTTGTTCTGGCTACACAGGAGAAAGATGTTTGAAACAATGTCAGTGTTTTTACTTCATGCTTAAATCGTCTGTATCTGTTGAGTTCTCTGTGTATTATACATAAGTTGTTAAAGATCCAAAACAACACTAAAACAATACAACTCAAGAAAAAAATGGCTAAAATTcttaatataatattattaatttgtttaatatttgaataatttgctgtttttagcatcaatattgtgtttttaacttcAATAcagtgagctgctttgggtcctttcttaggagaaaggtggggtaaaaatatttttttaaataacataaataaatcacacacCAACACCAAGGAAGAACACAACAAAAGCATTCAAAGATGGTATTATTTTCTGTAGTGCTATTGTTATTAAAGGAAAACTGGAGACAGAGGATCAAATTATATAATTCAATTAGTCATAAGCTGTATTTTCCCACTTTACTACTTTGGTTTAGCATTCATGTTTTAAGCTCTGAATGTTGGAGCATTAATATCCCGCTCCAGTCTGCTCCAGAGATATCGGTTAGTGAGCTTAACAGTTGCAAGATCTGGCAGATTAAAATAAGGAAATCCCAAGATGAAATTTGATACAAACAGTCTTTTGTTTGAGAAGTTGAAAGAAACGAAGCTCCCGCCCTCCTGCCCCCACCAGCCTCCACCTTTCTGCCATGGGAAACAGGCCTGCCAGCGTGTCCCTGGAAGTCATAGCTCTTCTTGTTTGACAGGAGCTGAACGACTGAGGGAAATTCAGGCAGGAAatgttaaagaaatattttcagctTCATAAGGCAGACCGATCCTCCACTGAGTTAGGCAGCTCTAAAGCAGTTGGTTTTAACGGATGCTGTTGGGCTTAACTCTACATGGGACTGGGCGGTGTTTACTTTGCTAGGAACTGAAGTTGCCACAGGAAGACTGAAAAATTAGCATCAAGtcctgtcttgtttttttttttctatgagtTTTGCAGAAGGGTGGTTAAAGTATCAAAGCTTGAGCCGAAAAAAGGAAGCCCTTCCTAAGGCTGAAAACCAGGAAGCATGTGCCACATTCTTCCCTCCAAGAGAcagtttggaaaattactttgaaaaagaaactttttgCATTGCTCATTAATCTGGGCAACTGAGTTTTCATTCCTTACTGACACACAAGTATGTTCCTTGTCAAAGCATTGGGTTGTTATTGCCAGTGGGACAGAAATAATGTTTAGTTTCTACAGTACTAGTGATCAATTTTGACATTGTGCCTTGCAGTTAttattgctatgtgctgtcaagttacttctgacAAAGGCAACTACagtagtagggttttcaaggtatgcgaggtatttaaggaatggttttaccattgcttacccacagtgagtttccacaactgagtgaggatttgaaccaaggccttctgagtcctacaATACTCTACCCACTACAGCATATTGGGTCTcatacaaatatttacaaaaatacatGGCAAAATCAAAGAATATTACACTTAAGATTTACAATTGATAAGAGAATGATATAAAACCTacaaaattcctgtcaaaatacctctaaaatgtcctttaaaaataatatgtgaTGGTAATtagaaaaatgtatatattacaTCAAAAAGCAATGTTGTAACTACTGGTTACATTATTGTCACTATGATGTTGTAATCATCCTCTATATTTCTTGTTATCACAAGGTAGCTTATATAGGTAATTACgttatttgtaattaattacttccaagttctgccaAAAACAAACTATGTTTCAATCTGAAGATGATTATTGAACTTCTGGAGGACAAGAAACCTTCTACACATGCTGTAGCAGAACACAGCAAGAGTTAAGTTCACCATTGCCAGAAAAAGAATGCACACATCAGCTAAAACATATCAGTGTGTGCAATTTTAATAAAATTGCATGCAATAATATGACTTTTTAGAATTAGAATTAAACAGATTTACACTAAAATTTTCCCAATTGGGTTTCCTGGGCCTACTATCAAAGCTCTAACTATGGGTAAACCAGGCATCCTACTGGACTTTTGCTGAGCAGAAACCTGAAGGGGGAGAATGATGATCTGGGCAACCagtcatgcattttaaaaagccacatcaACACTGAGCTTggaaatttattttgaaagaattacTGTTTAtagttcagattttaaaaaatagttgccACTGTagttacaattttggaaaaggaaatatGTACTCCTGTCTGATCCACAGAAGTAACTAAGTTAAGTCACAAAAGCAATTATGCTTTTATTATTGGAAAAGAGTTAATTTCCTCTTTTAATACTAATTATTTGTAATTAGTTGCTTCCAAGCTGTAGGGTCATATAGAAAACAGGATCTGATGAATGTCTGGGAAATCTTGAAAAGCTTGCATGAGACATAACCTTCCTTTCCATGTTCTTCTTCTCTTACAGAAGTCTCAGCTTCACCAGATCAAAAATAGAGACACCACAGAGAGAAGTGTTTGTTGGAGAATATAAACTTGATTCCAACACAAAGATGAATGCCTGGGAAGAGCTTCCTGCTTCACACCTTGTGCTTCACCGCTTCGTCCCAACTGGTGCAACGTGGCATGAAACACACCTGGGAAGACAAGGTAAGCAGGTATTCAGAGAGGGTGGGACAGTGATTGCCAGTTAGGTCCCTTGGGTTTATCACAGATAACATTTGTCTATGATTAGGGAGATGATTTATAGTAGCCTTGATTTCCCGCACCCCTATTGGACAATCCCATGACTTTCCTTGTAAGTGCTTATGCAATCCTGCTGTGGGTGCAAGACTAATTTCAACAACCATGTGTGTGATCGTAGTCTGATGTCATGGTTAGGATGGTGGACaaagctgtgtgtgtttgttatgtgtcatcaattcGGAATTGACTTCTAAGGACCCTAATAtatctttcaaggtaagtgaaatgagcagggatttgaacccaaatacaatcctagtccatcacactctatccactaaacgaCACTGACTATTCCTAGAGACTCAAAAGACCCAAATTCAAACCCCTACTTGGTCATGAAAGTAACTGGGTGATCTTgggctgttattttttttcatttcactgtGTGGTTGGAAAAATTAGAAAACACTAGTGCATTGACTATTTatcttatttactgtatttggaaaTATATCTAAAATCCTTACATCTGAAGGTTCCAAAGTGGTACACAAGAACAAAACGATATACAGTATAGAGAGAATACAGAAGTAAAAGACAATTATTTATGTTTGTGGGaagtttcagagaagcttttcaGCACCAGTTGACTATCTGATAAATTCCCAAGGAGCCACGGTATTATTCCAGGATGTCCTTTTGAAAAACACAAGGAGCTATTTTGTTGGATCAAATGATTTGTCTTTAGATATGTGTTTGtagttgaattaaaaaaaatgatttgtcttTCTAGTTCAGTATTGCCTATTCTGGCCAACAATCTCCCAAGATCTCAGGCACAGAGAGGTCTTGTTCATCACCATctatttgatctttttttaactGGAGATTCTGGGGACTGAGCCCAGACTTTGGGCATACAGAGTAGATCCTATTCCCAACTTTCCCTGCTATATACAGTTCTCCTTATTTGGATGGATTGCAACAGAAATATGGTACACAGCTGTTTGTTAACATGATGTGGCAAGGGCTACCCCAGATCTTGGACAAAGAAGCTGTCTTTCCCAACCTCATCCCTTTAATTGGAAACACCAGGAATTAAACCTGAGGCTCAGATGTATTAAGGCTGAGCATGCTATGGGCAAGGATAAGCTGCACTTTGCTAGGTTATTACTGCCAATGAAAAGCCCTACAACATCTGATTCTTCTGGCATCTCAGatgtacttcttttcttttttaacggTGCTGGAAGTGAGGCTGTTCTATTTGTATAGTTCCCTCCTTAATCcttcccaccctcacccccatttATCCCACTGCACCCACGGGCGAGCACCAGTCAACTCAACAGGCCATAACACCTAGTGCATCCTCCATTTGAATCCGCTGAAAAATGTCCGCTGTATTAAACTTGGCATCTTTTCACTGATACCGTACCGTTCCTTGATTTCTGTCACCCTTGCCACAGAGGCCCCAAAGCGGCTTTCGACATTCTGTCTAAACAGCTGATGCTGCTAAGTGGGAAGGAGAAGACAGGAAATGGGAGAGGGTGTTCAGCAGAGGTTTCTGTGCACGTATGTGTGTGGGAACAGACAAAAATAATCATGGCTTGGAAGACGACTCAAGGGCAGCTGGTGAAGGGCTAGAGGAGCCCTGTCAGTATTCTGCTTCTCAGAAGGGAGCAAATAGAAGCTGACATCACATTATCATCTTTAATGTATTCGAATTAAGGAGATCATTGACAGATCTTTTCTTAATGCATAAGAATAGGAATACAGGGAGCGGGTACTAGTCCAAGGAAACATTTAACAGCAGAGCCAGCAGATCAGTGTGAAAACGTAATAGTCCTGTTAGGTGAAATCAAAGGTCTATTAATACCGAATTCTGTCTATGCAGTGCTGTACTGGATGCCCCTGTGAAATCCACAGCAAAACATGGGTGCAGTAGCATCCTTGACCTGCTCAATGTTCCCTTTTATATAGCTATCAAGACTAGAAGACCCTGATTGCTTTGTCTTGCATGGGTTTCTCTAAATCTTCTTGGTCCAAACTGGTAGCTATCACTACAACTTGTAATGGTGAATTTAGTGTTTTAACAACAAGCCTGTGAGTCATGCTAAATATTAAAAGGATGTCTATTCACTTCGATAAAccctctttcactctcacacCAAGATTTCCTCAAATATATGAACCTCAGCAATCAGACTAGTAAATTAAGTCTGTGTTTACCTTtcaaagaccaatcacaaaacagcacATGTTAAAGACATAGATGAAAGCTCACATGCTGTGGCAAACCTTGTTATCCCTTGGGAATGCCCctctacagaaagaaaaaaaaaaaacacacacacacagagaataaaTTGTTTGACCACATATAAGTAATTTGTATTTTCCTTCTGAGTCCCCTACCAGTCAGTTATGGTAGTTGACGCTGGGATATAGTGTTACAGAAAGATGTCCAACTTGAATGGAGACTAGAAAGCAGAAACAGTTCCTCAGTGAAAGCTGGGAGGTTAAGGACCAGATATTTCCCACGCTAGGAACACCTTTTTTTGCCTTAAGGGTCCCTTCAAAATTCCAGCTTCTCTCTCCACTCCGCACACCCCCCCCATTTCTAACCCCTGCAGCTTTTTGCTGGAAGATATCAGCTAACTTATTGTAAGTAAGTTCAGACACATATTACAGGTTTGAGAAGATAAGTTTTGGGAGGTCTGTATTACCAGCTTTACCTGAATGGGCAGCTTGCTCTGATGAACTCTGACCTGAGACAAAAATCTGGGTTtctaaagtaataataataataatgatctgCTTTTGGTGTTTGGCTCTTCAGTTTGCCACAAAAGCACTTTGTAATGGAAAGTGAAGTGCTGGCTTGTGGGGCACATTACAATGAACAAATCTGGCCCCAAGGCTTAACGTAAATGATCTCCTCAAGTAATCAGCCTTAGGTCTAGCCCCAGTAGTCATATTCTGTGGTCCTCTGTACCTTTTATCTTCTTATCCTGTCTTCCCTACTCCCTGCTTGGCAGGATAGTCCAGCATTACTACAGTGTGTGCCATTCACtccaaatgaaagcaaaaaaaaaaaaaaaaaattgggctgGGGCTTCAGAGATGAAGGTTCATGTCCCCAGTCAGCCATTAAAATCATTAAGTAACCTTGGACCTGTCTTTCTCTGTGTCAGCCTGATGCAGTAAAATGGATAAGAATGACATCCACGCACATTATCTTAGACTTATTTAAGGGAAATGGAATCTAACTTAATATGTTAGCAGCACAGCTATCATACAATATTCCCAACCaaatttccaaaataaaataaaataaaaataaaaatcaccaagTAAAGAAGGGCCTGATGAGTGGATTGTTCAGTGGTTAGAtgatctggctatagagccagagtttgggagtttgattctccacttctaCCGTTTGTGAGTAGGACCAAgctagggcaagctgcacagtcccagtatgcccccagaagaagggaatgataaaccacttctgagtactcctccctgcctggaaaaccttgaaaaggatcaccataagtcagaactgatttgacggcATATTATTAAAGAAGGGCCCAAATCAAAGCTTTACCAAGTAAAATATTATGCAATTAAGATTGCATCATTTTGTCTGTATTGCTTATGCTAAGCAATTGTAGTTCAGTTGCACCCTGAGTTTGTACTTTGCATACAAGGAAGTCCAGGGTTCAGCCCTGGAAGCAAATGTAATACCCATTCTGGATTCCATCAGTAAAAGTGTCAGTTAACAGTTGACTGGAAATATCTTTCTCCTTTGGACACCCAGGAGAAACTCACTCTGTCAGACCAAATGAATAGTGGGATAAATGAGCCCATAGAACAATCTGATAACGAGGCTCCATATTAACGAGGCTCCATATTCTTGTATGCCTGATGACATCTTACAGAGTCTCTACTGCAGTTTTTAGCATCAAAAATACACATCATTATCTTTACAACCTTAGGGACTAGAAACATAGATTTCTTAACTTTAGAAACTcattttgctgagttttccatGCAGTATATGATTCCATGCTGAACAGATTCTTAGCCTAGATTATGGGGAGCAAACAAAAGTGGCTGGGTAGGTGGGAGAGAGCTTATACTGTAGTGCTAGGGAGGTAGCAGAAGTACAtatgcacttttaaaaagtagtgcAGGTGCTTCTCCATGTTCTTTATTTCTAATgcttccctcttctccttctggCTTGCTTCTCTCCCACCTCAACACTCCTGACACAGCAAGATGGGGAGAGGCCTGGCGGCCTGCCGGCTGTGCGCAGCTGTTGTAATGACACGAACCAAACCCACCGCAGGCGAGTTTCCAGTGTGAGGCAAGCAAGCGGCATGCGTGCGGGCTGGGCGGGCTGACACTTTCCCATGAATTGTGCCCTGTGTCACCGAGGAGGTGGGCCCCTCCCAGTCTGACAGCCCAGAACCGGATACCTTCAGTGACTGAAATAATAGGCCTAGTGGTGGGAAAAAGGAGGCTGAGAAAAGCTCGAGGGAGGCATTAAGGGATGAATAActtccccatcccccccccccttacagctACGTTCCAGAAGCATGCCTGAGCTTGTGGTCTGCCTGACTtgtcgtcttcctcctcctcctcctcccttccttacTTACACCCTTCACTGCCCTTGTGGGATCAAAACCCAGTCTGGATTCCATCAGTGAAATAATTGGGATGTTttagagaggaagaaggaagaaacaaagcAGTCAGCTCTGGGATGCCTGCAGGCTCAGTGGTGGAGAGCTCACAGGAAAAGGGCCCTCCCCTGTTTTCTGTCTCTGGGTGTCCACATGAGAAGCTATGTTGTCTTGGAATACAAAGGTCCCATTTAGCCAACCCTGCTGATAGCTATTGATAAGAAGTCATCTCCATTATTTTGTCTATCCTCTTTGCAGTGGGTGATATATAGCTTACCTCTCTTCCCTTgcgaaagaaacaaacaacaaaaaaagaacaccCACTTAAATATTTTACTCTTTCCATTCCTGTGGCAGGTTATGTGGCTTTCTTTATGTGAAC includes the following:
- the LOC110073269 gene encoding uncharacterized protein LOC110073269, translating into MALHLSRNAALLKPSMEEIWGAQKQTKGPSLNLRSQVLKICRSLSFTRSKIETPQREVFVGEYKLDSNTKMNAWEELPASHLVLHRFVPTGATWHETHLGRQGIHHWWCETQTVRPGQAHI